The following are from one region of the Paenalkalicoccus suaedae genome:
- a CDS encoding metal-binding protein ZinT, with protein sequence MKKQTMLIGSAMTAALLLAACNSNDETSGNEANTTNVATEEANNMNTENEPVAENDTNVEEEEHNHDHNNDHNHDHNDDHNHNDDHDHDHDHNHNDDHDHDHDHAHGHELSEEEQAIYSGYFEDDQIEDRELSDWEGEWQSVYPYLVSGELDEVMEHKASESDSMTAEEYKEYYEIGYETDVDYMTITEDSFTFTSDEGEYTATYSYDGYEILEYEAGNRGVRFIFEKQDGDEDMPAFIQFSDHSIYPTDAHHFHLYWGDDRDALLDEVTNWPTYYPADMDGHDIAHEMIAH encoded by the coding sequence ATGAAAAAACAGACAATGCTTATCGGTTCTGCGATGACTGCTGCTTTGCTTTTAGCGGCTTGTAATTCTAATGACGAAACGTCAGGAAACGAAGCAAACACAACGAACGTTGCAACAGAAGAGGCTAACAACATGAATACTGAGAATGAGCCTGTTGCAGAGAACGATACGAATGTAGAGGAAGAAGAGCACAATCACGATCATAACAATGATCATAATCACGACCATAACGATGATCACAATCATAACGATGACCACGACCATGACCATGATCATAATCATAACGATGACCACGATCATGACCACGACCACGCGCACGGGCATGAGCTAAGTGAAGAAGAGCAAGCAATTTACAGCGGCTATTTCGAAGATGATCAAATTGAAGACCGTGAATTATCCGATTGGGAAGGTGAATGGCAGTCTGTCTATCCTTACCTTGTTTCTGGAGAATTAGATGAAGTCATGGAGCACAAGGCGAGCGAGAGCGATTCCATGACGGCTGAGGAGTACAAAGAGTACTATGAAATCGGCTACGAAACAGACGTCGATTATATGACGATCACAGAAGACTCGTTCACATTCACGTCCGACGAAGGCGAATACACGGCTACATATAGCTACGATGGATATGAAATCCTCGAGTATGAAGCGGGCAACCGCGGCGTACGCTTTATCTTTGAAAAGCAAGATGGAGACGAAGACATGCCAGCATTCATTCAGTTCAGCGACCACAGCATCTACCCAACAGACGCTCACCACTTCCACCTCTACTGGGGCGACGATCGTGACGCGCTACTAGA